A part of Prolixibacteraceae bacterium genomic DNA contains:
- a CDS encoding sulfatase: MNRKNLILISGLLMFSFGAIAKKKSKRPNILFIMSDDHTSQAIGAYHSRLAPLNPTPTIDRIAEEGIRFENAFCTNSICTPSRACIITGQYSQTNGALDLGSKLPVERQYLPLEMKKLGYQTAIIGKWHLHTKPEAFDYYNVLPGQGRYFDPVLQEKGSNDRVTREEYGKKGYKNEYIEGRIYKGHSSDVITDISLDWLENQRDKSKPFLLLHHFKAPHDLFEFNPKYKDYLEDTFIPEPSSLYYCPDHGSVATRGVNDQLRDTIGTSVGRRNIMRNMGRHMRTDKSLSDLEYKHQAYQEYLKRYLRCVKGVDDNVKRLFDYLEKNDLMDNTIIIYTGDQGFNLGEHDYIDKRWIYEESMRMPFMVRYPKTIKPKTVTDAIINNTDFAPTIIDMAGGKVPSKMQGHSFKSILETGEEPNGWQQETYYRYWMHMAHHCNPAHFGIRTKRYKLILFYGKDYKKRKTGKKGLSAMPKYQTPVAWEFYDLQKDPGEMVNRYDDPKYASVIKDLKVRLKNKRKALNEEDNNYPDLKKIIEDNWNL; the protein is encoded by the coding sequence ATGAATAGGAAAAACTTGATATTGATTTCAGGTCTGCTAATGTTTTCTTTTGGTGCGATAGCCAAAAAGAAAAGTAAGCGTCCAAACATTCTTTTTATTATGTCAGACGACCATACTAGCCAAGCGATTGGTGCATACCATAGTCGTCTAGCCCCTCTAAACCCAACCCCAACGATTGATAGAATCGCTGAAGAGGGCATCCGTTTTGAGAATGCCTTCTGTACAAACTCGATCTGTACTCCTTCAAGAGCTTGTATTATTACAGGACAGTATAGTCAAACCAATGGTGCATTAGATCTAGGATCAAAGCTTCCCGTCGAAAGACAGTATCTCCCTTTAGAGATGAAAAAACTAGGGTACCAAACAGCAATTATTGGAAAATGGCACCTTCACACCAAGCCTGAGGCTTTTGATTATTACAATGTTCTCCCAGGACAAGGACGATATTTCGATCCTGTTCTTCAAGAGAAAGGATCAAATGATCGTGTGACTAGAGAAGAGTATGGAAAGAAAGGTTATAAGAATGAGTACATTGAAGGGCGAATTTATAAAGGACACTCTTCTGATGTTATCACCGATATCTCACTCGATTGGTTAGAGAACCAAAGAGATAAAAGTAAACCATTTCTACTACTGCATCACTTTAAAGCACCGCATGATCTATTCGAATTCAACCCTAAGTATAAGGACTACTTAGAAGACACCTTTATCCCTGAACCCTCTAGTCTCTATTACTGCCCTGATCATGGGTCTGTAGCAACACGTGGTGTGAATGATCAACTACGTGACACCATCGGTACGAGTGTAGGCCGTCGCAATATAATGCGTAATATGGGGCGACACATGAGAACTGATAAGTCATTATCTGATCTTGAGTATAAACACCAAGCGTACCAAGAGTATCTTAAACGTTACTTGAGATGTGTCAAAGGGGTAGATGATAATGTAAAACGTCTATTCGACTACTTGGAAAAGAACGATTTAATGGATAATACCATCATTATTTATACTGGGGACCAGGGGTTTAACTTGGGAGAACATGACTATATCGATAAGCGTTGGATCTACGAAGAGTCTATGAGAATGCCATTTATGGTACGTTATCCGAAAACAATCAAACCCAAAACAGTGACCGATGCGATCATCAATAACACTGACTTCGCCCCAACGATCATTGATATGGCAGGTGGTAAAGTTCCTAGCAAGATGCAAGGCCACAGCTTTAAGTCTATCCTAGAAACAGGAGAGGAGCCTAATGGATGGCAACAAGAAACTTATTATCGCTATTGGATGCATATGGCACACCATTGTAATCCAGCCCATTTTGGTATCCGAACAAAGCGTTATAAGCTGATTCTTTTTTATGGAAAAGATTACAAGAAAAGAAAAACAGGAAAAAAAGGTTTAAGTGCGATGCCTAAATATCAAACGCCAGTAGCATGGGAATTCTACGACCTGCAGAAAGATCCAGGCGAAATGGTTAATCGATATGATGACCCTAAATATGCTTCAGTTATCAAAGATCTAAAAGTCCGTCTGAAAAACAAACGTAAGGCACTTAATGAAGAGGATAACAACTATCCTGACCTTAAAAAGATTATTGAGGACAACTGGAACTTGTAA
- a CDS encoding alpha-L-fucosidase, with amino-acid sequence MKHCRLQTYVLALCFMAFGHITHGKKKITTPENPTWEEVTKNYEFPTWFTEARFGIWLHWGAQTQPSKGGGWYARHMYQEDVGREKWGKNAYAYHNKTYGHPSEVGFKDVANAWKAENLDANKLTKYFKSIGAKYLMVLSSHHDHFDNFASTYHPWNSVNVGPHRDIIGEFNKAAKRYHIPYCVSSHDDRYKRWWLPAFGSDKSGPKKGVHYDGYMTKEDGIGKWWEGLDPADLYGVPPEKRTPAWHKKVDQNWLDRHTELVTKYDVDMLWFDGHEFPYDSYGKELCRRFYYNSMKKSGKVNVVVAGKFRNEPATVKDVERGGTNEILRVPWQGTLTFGSWFYKEDKEIRHNTRTVIENMADIISKNGNLLLNVELYPDGTIPPSHKLILDEVGQWIHTNKEAIYASKPWSVYGDNLGSTRMVSKDGGQIGEVNLADLKKNKKKEHFNARTKSSPAYGNDEVRFTTKGDHLYMFVLNPAEGDIEIPSLGFASLKDKEAIRSIKMLGGHKVQFKQKQDKLVLSVPNKRPNNYCAVFRIDGLL; translated from the coding sequence ATGAAACATTGTAGATTACAAACCTATGTCCTTGCACTTTGTTTTATGGCTTTCGGTCATATCACACATGGCAAAAAGAAAATAACTACTCCTGAAAACCCAACATGGGAAGAGGTTACGAAGAATTATGAATTTCCCACATGGTTTACAGAGGCCCGCTTTGGTATTTGGCTTCATTGGGGTGCACAAACACAACCATCAAAAGGAGGTGGATGGTATGCACGACATATGTATCAGGAGGATGTTGGTAGAGAAAAATGGGGAAAGAATGCTTATGCATATCACAATAAGACCTATGGTCACCCTTCTGAGGTTGGATTCAAAGATGTTGCCAATGCATGGAAGGCAGAAAACCTTGATGCGAATAAATTAACCAAATATTTTAAGAGTATTGGGGCTAAATATTTAATGGTGTTATCGAGTCATCATGATCACTTCGATAACTTCGCCTCAACATACCATCCTTGGAACTCCGTTAATGTTGGGCCTCACAGAGATATCATTGGAGAGTTTAATAAGGCTGCAAAGAGATATCATATACCTTATTGTGTAAGTTCTCATGATGATCGTTACAAAAGGTGGTGGTTACCAGCGTTTGGTTCTGATAAAAGTGGTCCTAAGAAAGGTGTCCATTATGATGGGTATATGACCAAAGAGGATGGTATAGGCAAATGGTGGGAAGGATTAGATCCAGCAGATCTATATGGGGTACCACCTGAAAAGCGAACTCCAGCATGGCACAAAAAAGTGGACCAAAATTGGTTAGATCGCCATACTGAGTTGGTCACTAAATATGATGTAGACATGCTATGGTTTGATGGTCATGAGTTTCCATATGACAGTTATGGAAAGGAACTATGTCGTAGATTCTACTACAATAGCATGAAGAAGAGTGGCAAGGTTAATGTTGTTGTTGCTGGTAAGTTTCGTAACGAACCTGCGACAGTAAAAGATGTAGAGCGAGGTGGAACCAATGAGATTCTTCGCGTACCTTGGCAAGGAACGCTTACTTTCGGTTCTTGGTTCTACAAAGAAGATAAAGAAATTCGTCATAATACTAGAACGGTTATTGAGAACATGGCGGATATTATCAGCAAAAATGGTAATCTTTTGTTGAATGTAGAGTTATATCCTGATGGTACAATTCCTCCATCACACAAACTTATACTTGATGAAGTGGGACAGTGGATACATACCAATAAGGAGGCTATCTATGCCAGTAAACCATGGAGTGTATATGGAGACAATCTGGGTTCGACCAGAATGGTTTCTAAAGATGGTGGTCAGATTGGAGAAGTTAATTTGGCTGATTTGAAAAAGAACAAGAAGAAAGAACATTTTAATGCACGAACGAAGTCATCTCCAGCATATGGCAATGATGAAGTACGCTTTACAACCAAAGGAGACCACCTTTATATGTTTGTATTGAATCCAGCGGAAGGTGATATCGAGATTCCTTCTTTGGGTTTCGCGTCATTAAAAGATAAAGAAGCAATCCGTTCGATTAAGATGCTTGGAGGGCATAAAGTCCAGTTTAAGCAGAAGCAAGATAAGTTGGTTTTATCAGTACCGAATAAGAGACCAAACAACTATTGTGCAGTATTTAGAATTGATGGATTGCTATAG